One segment of Monomorium pharaonis isolate MP-MQ-018 chromosome 6, ASM1337386v2, whole genome shotgun sequence DNA contains the following:
- the LOC105828359 gene encoding uncharacterized protein LOC105828359 has translation MDDTRARADEDIALDSSRLRSSARLGSAAAAAAAAAAAAAAVTATAASSVAATTTTSTTSSAAAATCHRVARRKRKKRRRQRLATSSDDVPVVVASRSATTSNAAAAAAVETDADAVVVLEPDAVTDADADPDANAATAAETTDPAAARVDKLRSRLLLGEQHTAAAAAAGGEVQQQQQVRVGGSGTRAAAASSVGTTAGVTTLLNRRAGKRSPRRCNAGGRRSAMTMDLQRLINEVHARPAIWDQKNVNYHNRDVILKMWREIARACEVSTDVAKSKWKHLRDNFRNELKKTYRGKCDGIGGTEHDSKWVWFKSLFFLRDQMNSRVIGCALSQNCVGAIGMRSSPDGTQIEPQIDILEGHEETQFDDLDGDSCQSLLSNDDGLHQVMPPPKMNKILGRKRALMDVLDNDYGVEVDRKRYESLQKRLAIGPEDEDDTYHFLMSVRNPLRSLPLDRQMFVRLKIQELVYNEINSQNQQQQTASRGTYDASSQGQDVKPPRAGNGGNGVVSGDVVSDMSNPVSLLQNCTAEGTGDDAFFG, from the exons ATGGACGACACGCGCGCACGAGCCGACGAGGACATAGCCCTGGATTCGTCCCGCTTACGCTCGTCCGCTCGGCTCGGctccgctgccgccgccgccgccgccgctgccgctgcCGCTGCCGCCGTCACTGCCACCGCTGCCAGCAGCGTTGCCGCCACAACCACCACCTCCACCACCTCCTCGGCCGCCGCTGCCACTTGCCACCGCGTCGCGAGACgcaagaggaagaagaggaggcgTCAGCGGCTCGCTACAAGCAGCGACGACGTGCCCGTCGTGGTCGCCTCCCGCAGCGCTACCACGAGTaacgctgccgccgccgccgccgtcgaaACCGACGCCGACGCCGTTGTCGTCCTCGAGCCTGACGCTGTCaccgacgccgacgccgaccCCGACGCAAACGCAGCGACCGCCGCGGAAACGACAGACCCGGCGGCGGCGCGGGTCGATAAACTGAGGAGCCGCCTCCTCCTCGGCGAGCAGCACACCGccgcggccgccgcggccggcGGGGAAgtccagcagcagcagcaggtaCGCGTCGGAGGAAGCGGCACGCGCGCGGCGGCCGCCTCCTCCGTCGGCACCACCGCCGGCGTCACCACGCTTCTCAACCGACGCGCCGGCAAGCGCTCGCCACGGCGATGCAACGCCGGCGGACGTAGGAGCGCGATGACGATGGACCTGCAGCGGCTGATCAACGAGGTGCACGCGAGGCCCGCGATCTGGGACCAGAAGAACGTCAACTACCACAACCGCGACGTCATACTGAAGATGTGGCGGGAGATCGCGAGGGCGTGCGAGGTGTCGA CGGATGTCGCCAAGTCCAAATGGAAACACCTGCGCGACAACTTTCGGAACGAGCTGAAAAAGACCTACCGGGGTAAGTGCGACGGTATCGGCGGCACCGAGCACGACTCCAAGTGGGTCTGGTTCAAGAGCCTCTTCTTCCTGCGGGACCAAATGAATTCGAGGGTGATCGGCTGCGCCCTGTCGCAAAATTGCGTTGGCGCGATCGGTATGCGCTCGTCTCCGGACGGCACGCAAATCGAGCCGCAGATCGATATTCTCGAGGGCCACGAGGAGACGCAGTTCGACGACCTGGACGGTGACTCTTGCCAGTCCCTGCTGTCCAACGACGATGGCCTGCATCAGGTGATGCCGCCGCCGAAGATGAACAAGATACTCGGCCGGAAACGGGCGCTAATGGATGTGCTCGACAACGATTATGGCGTGGAGGTGGATCGGAAACGGTACGAGTCGCTGCAGAAACGACTGGCGATCGGGCCCGAGGATGAGGACGACACCTACCACTTCCTCATGAGCGTGCGGAATCCTCTGAGAAGCCTGCCGCTCGACAGGCAGATGTTCGTTCGTCTCAAGATTCAGGAGTTGGTCTACAACGAGATCAATTCGCAGAACCAACAGCAGCAGACCGCGAGCCGTGGAACCTACGACGCCTCCTCGCAGGGCCAGGACGTGAAACCCCCGCGCGCCGGTAACGGCGGCAACGGCGTCGTCAGTGGCGACGTCGTCAGCGATATGTCGAATCCTGTGTCGTTGCTGCAGAACTGCACGGCCGAGGGCACCGGTGACGATGCCTTCTTCGGCTGA
- the LOC105839868 gene encoding uncharacterized protein LOC105839868 — protein sequence MAGQIQLTFLLAIVVCMVYGAPPSVIQHLGDEEIEIRADLDNTVDALLPTIRKLILKYGMDPMKITDISKAIFPHLPGKLKGNIDLTEGWMQNLSLIKRTEHITAIYKDKRLTLDMNLGFDVMDFDYSYYLRYLLYKRQGDVYGRLYELDVNVVMTIDLNEYNLSLDSIKFSDVQKFDIKLEGHILDSIVNAVTKIITTVFRNTVLSVMEDYGKLVFGAKIEEWNTKIPRANRKYIIQEWLDIVKIPA from the exons ATGGCTGGTCAAATACAACTGACTTTCCTCCTTGCAATCGTAGTGTGCATGGTATATGGTGCACCTCCTTCAGTGATACAGCATCT TGGCGATGAAGAGATAGAAATAAGGGCAGATCTTGATAACACAGTTGACGCTTTATTGCCTACCATACGTAAGTTGATTTTGAAATATGGAATGGACCCTATGAAAATCACCGACATTTCTAAGGCCATTTTCCCACACTtg CCTGGGAAATTAAAGGGAAACATCGATCTCACGGAAGGATGGATGCAAAATTTATCGCTAATAAAACGCACCGAACACATAACTGCGATATACAAAGACAAACGTTTGACGTTGGATATGAATTTGGGATTTGACGTTATGGAC tttGACTACTCATATTATCTACGGTATTTGCTGTATAAGAGACAGGGTGATGTATACGGTCGTTTGTACGAACTAGATGTCAACGTCGTAATGACGATCGACTTGAATGAGTACAACTTGAGTCTCGACTCCATTAAGTTTTCTGATGTTCA gaaatttgacataaaattaGAAGGCCATATTTTGGATTCTATTGTCAATGCCGTGACTAAAATAATCACGACAGTTTTCCGAAATACCGTATTATCGGTCATGGAGGATTATGGCAAGCTTGTCTTCGGGGCGAAAATCGAGGAATGGAACACAAAGATTCCACGAGCAAatcgtaaatatataatacaggAGTGGCTGGACATTGTAAAAATACCCGCTTAG